Proteins co-encoded in one Prinia subflava isolate CZ2003 ecotype Zambia chromosome 32, Cam_Psub_1.2, whole genome shotgun sequence genomic window:
- the ZMIZ2 gene encoding zinc finger MIZ domain-containing protein 2 isoform X2 has protein sequence MSPEATAAFRCDAGLSAAGERSGGMRATSPSSPVAVLFAHRVAHGVTAHYPCSARGSASPRATRSHVQGAICTRVSRSRRGGGSARRAAARVWRCPWRPAHRGAHSSVLFSRPHRRQPRPFFGARLPAPGGAGQGLHTDERAAPLCAAAAARPRPPRSCGRARLKIPRRLRAAARAPRRQGHFGPPPPRDGSFAYEAVPWQPSTNQPPGSLSVVTTVWGVSNPSQSQVFGSPMGPGGSSSSTPLLSGMAGTGSGMSSPPFLPQQPFAEGAPGKGYVQPSVYGRNAYPSGPGFPASYNGGPSGPGGMGLPSHTSRATADFTQAAAAAAVAAAAATATATATATVAALQEKQSQELSQYGAMGTGQSFSSPFLPHAGPRGPNSMSQAGMAGVVAPSGVSPVSMSPVRAPGTGPLYGGQRVPQHTYPGPPQSQQLPRQGLKRAYSNEGYPAQQYLQGGQYAAAGAQYAPSAPQSSAPSPSYPGHRLQQSMGQYLSASGNAGPYYKPADQFNGQSASFSTYSQAAISGPGRSLPGYPSSPLAGNPTPPMTPGSGIPAYVSPGQDVKSPFLADMKPSVAPMHPSPSGPAPGEELRLTFPVRDGVVLEPFRLQHNLAVSNHVFQLRDSVYKTLMMRPDLELQFKCYHHEDRQMNTNWPASVQVSVNATPLTIERGDNKTSHKPLYLKHVCQPGRNTIQITVTACCCSHLFVLQLVHRPSVRSVLQGLIKKRLLPAEHCITKIKRNFSSGTIPGTPGPNGEDGVEQTAIKVSLKCPITFRRIQLPARGHDCRHIQCFDLESYLQLNCERGTWRCPVCNKTALLEGLEVDQYMLGILIYIQNSEHEEITIDPTCSWKPVPIKPDVHIKEEPEGPVLKRCRTLSPAHMVLPNIMEMIAALGPGSVPFPALSQPSAGAATDYSTPGSSFLGPGGFPEPFAAPGVPGTSTLSDYTPGPPSISYQSNVPGGLLAPEKPPVPPLPAQLPPPGRMEPSHPTVQTGLHNTPSGSQPASTLHSRSAVARQPLGPLAHTADLVFPPAPSMAAAGDGSEPTLDLLPELTNPDELLSYLGPPDLPSSSNDDLLSLFENN, from the exons ATGTCTCCAGAAGCCACCGCAGCTTTTCGATGCGACGCAGGTCTTTCGGCTGCAGGAGAGAGGTCGGGGGGTATGCGTGCCACATCCCCTAGCTCACCCGTGGCTGTACTGTTCGCACACCGGGTCGCGCATGGTGTCACCGCACACTATCCGTGCAGCGCGCGCGGGTCCGCGTCCCCGCGCGCAACCCGTTCACACGTGCAAGGTGCCATATGCACGCGCGTCTCGCGGTCCcgccgcggcggcggcagcgcccgtCGTGCTGCCGCACGTGTGTGGCGTTGCCCCTGGCGCCCCGCACACAGGGGCGCGCACTCCTCTGTTCTCTTCTCCCGCCCTCACCGTCGACAGCCCCGACCCTTCTTCGGCGCTCGGCTACCCGCGCCTggcggggcggggcagggcctGCATACTGATGAGCGCGCGGCCCCATTGtgcgcggcggccgcggcccggccccgccccccgcggaGCTGCGGCCGCGCGCGGCTGAAGATCCCGCGCAGACTCCGCGCAGCTGcgcgcgccccgcgccgccaGGGCCATTTtgggccgccgccgccgcg tgATGGTTCATTTGCATACGAGGCTGTTCCTTGGCAACCAAGCACCAATCAGCCACCGGGATCCCTCTCCGTGGTAACCACTGTCTGGGGTGTCAGCAACCCCTCCCAGAGCCAG GTTTTTGGCAGCCCCATGGGCCCTggggggagcagctccagcacaccACTGCTGTCTGGCATGGCAGGCACTGGCTCGGGCATGAGCTCACCGCCAttcctgccacagcagccctTCGCTGAGGGGGCACCAGGGAAGGGATATGTGCAGCCAAGTGTCTATGGCCGCAATGCCTACCCCAGTGGGCCAGGCTTCCCTGCCAG CTACAATGGTGGCCCGAGTGGCCCTGGAGGGATGGGGCTTCCCTCGCACACCAGCCGGGCCACTGCTGATTtcacccaggcagcagctgctgctgctgtggctgcggctgctgccacagccacggccacagccacagcaacggtggcagcactgcaggagaaacagagccaggagctgagccAGTACGGTGCG ATGGGCACAGGGCAGTCTTTCAGCAGCCCATTCCTCCCCCATGCCGGGCCCCGTGGCCCCAACAGCATGAGCCAAGCTGGCATGGCAGGTGTTGTGGCCCCCTCTGGTGTCTCCCCTGTGAGCATGAGCCCAGTGCGGGCGCCCGGTACTGGCCCCCTCTATGGTGGGCAGCGAGTGCCACAGCACACCTACCCTGGccctccccagagccagcagctgcctcgCCAGGGCCTCAAGCGGGCATACTCCAATGAG GGGTACCCAGCACAGCAGTACCTCCAGGGTGGGCAGTATGCTGCAGCTGGTGCCCAGTATGCCCCCAGCGCCCCCCAGTCCTCCGCTCCGTCCCCCTCATACcctggccacaggctgcagcagagcatgGGCCAGTACCTCTCCGCTTCAGGCAATGCTGGACCCTATTACAAG CCAGCTGACCAGTTCAACGGGCAGAGCGCCAGCTTCAGCACTTACAGCCAAGCAGCCATCAGTGGG CCAGGCCGGTCGCTGCCAGGGTACCCCAGCTCGCCGCTGGCCGGGAATCCCACACCACCCATGACGCCAGGCAGTGGCATCCCCGCCTATGTGTCCCCTGGTCAGGATGTCAAGTCACCCTTCCTGGCAGACATGAAGCCCAGTGTTGCCCCCATGCACCCATCCCCTTCGG GGCCGGCCCCCGGCGAGGAGTTGCGACTGACCTTCCCAGTGCGGGACGGGGTGGTGTTGGAGCCCTTCCGCCTGCAGCACAACCTGGCTGTCAGCAACCACGTCTTCCAGCTCCGTGACTCTGTCTACAAGACCCTCATGATGAG GCCTGacctggagctgcagttcaAGTGCTACCACCATGAGGACCGGCAGATGAACACCAACTGGCCGGCCTCTGTGCAGGTGAGCGTCAACGCTACGCCCCTCACCATTGAGCGTGGTGACAACAAGACCTCCCACAAGCCACTCTACCTGAAGCACGTCTGCCAGCCCGGCAGAAACACTATCCAGATCACTGTCACCgcctgctgctgt TCCCACCTGTTCgtcctgcagctggtgcatcGGCCCTCGGTGcgctcagtgctgcaggggctCATCAAGAAGCgcctcctccctgctgagcaCTGCATCACCAAAA TTAAGCGCAACTTCAGCAGTGGGACCATCCCAGGGACGCCAGGGCCCAATGGTGAGGACGGTGTGGAGCAGACAGCCATCAAGGTGTCCCTCAAGTGCCCTATCACCTTCCGGAGAATCCAGCTTCCAGCCAGGGGTCATGACTGCCGGCACATACAG TGCTTCGACCTGGAGTCATACCTGCAGCTCAACTGCGAGAGGGGGACGTGGCGGTGTCCCGTCTGCAA TAAGACGGCcctgctggaggggctggaagtTGATCAGTACATGCTGGGCATCCTGATCTACATCCAGAA TTCAGAACATGAGGAGATCACCATCGACCCAACCTGCAGCTGGAAACCCGTCCCTATCAAACCTGATGTCCACATCAAGGAGGAACCGGAGGGGCCAGTGCTGAAGCGGTGCCGGACACTCAGTCCTGCACACATGGTGCTGCCCAACATCATGGAGATGATTGCGGCCCTGGGGCCTGGCTCTGTGCCCTTCCCAGCATTGTCACAACCTTCAGCAGGGGCTGCCACTGACTACAGCACCCCGG GTTCCAGCTTTTTGGGTCCTGGGGGCTTCCCAGAGCCTTTTGCTGCTCCTGGCGTCCCTGGCACCTCAACGCTTAGTGACTACACACCAGGCCCCCCCTCCATCTCCTACCAGTCCAATGTCCCAGGTGGCCTCCTGGCCCCTGAGAAGCCTCCTGTGccccctctgcctgcacag CTTCCCCCACCCGGACGAATGGAGCCGTCCCACCCTACAGTGCAGACGGGGCTGCACAACACTCCCTCGGGCAGCCAGCCAGCCTCCACACTGCACTCCCGGAGCGCAGTGGCACGGCAACCCCTGGGACCCCTGGCCCACACTGCCGACCTCGTCTTCCCCCCCGCACCCAGCATGGCCGCGGCAGGTGATGGCTCAGAGCCTACCCTTGAC ctcctgcctgagctgACGAATCCTGATGAGCTGCTCTCCTACCTGGGGCCCCCTgacctccccagcagcagcaacgatgacctcctctccctcttcgAGAATAACTGA
- the ZMIZ2 gene encoding zinc finger MIZ domain-containing protein 2 isoform X5: MSSMNPMKPSLPPAPHGDGSFAYEAVPWQPSTNQPPGSLSVVTTVWGVSNPSQSQVFGSPMGPGGSSSSTPLLSGMAGTGSGMSSPPFLPQQPFAEGAPGKGYVQPSVYGRNAYPSGPGFPASYNGGPSGPGGMGLPSHTSRATADFTQAAAAAAVAAAAATATATATATVAALQEKQSQELSQYGAMGTGQSFSSPFLPHAGPRGPNSMSQAGMAGVVAPSGVSPVSMSPVRAPGTGPLYGGQRVPQHTYPGPPQSQQLPRQGLKRAYSNEGYPAQQYLQGGQYAAAGAQYAPSAPQSSAPSPSYPGHRLQQSMGQYLSASGNAGPYYKPADQFNGQSASFSTYSQAAISGPGRSLPGYPSSPLAGNPTPPMTPGSGIPAYVSPGQDVKSPFLADMKPSVAPMHPSPSGPAPGEELRLTFPVRDGVVLEPFRLQHNLAVSNHVFQLRDSVYKTLMMRPDLELQFKCYHHEDRQMNTNWPASVQVSVNATPLTIERGDNKTSHKPLYLKHVCQPGRNTIQITVTACCCSHLFVLQLVHRPSVRSVLQGLIKKRLLPAEHCITKIKRNFSSGTIPGTPGPNGEDGVEQTAIKVSLKCPITFRRIQLPARGHDCRHIQCFDLESYLQLNCERGTWRCPVCNKTALLEGLEVDQYMLGILIYIQNSEHEEITIDPTCSWKPVPIKPDVHIKEEPEGPVLKRCRTLSPAHMVLPNIMEMIAALGPGSVPFPALSQPSAGAATDYSTPGSSFLGPGGFPEPFAAPGVPGTSTLSDYTPGPPSISYQSNVPGGLLAPEKPPVPPLPAQLPPPGRMEPSHPTVQTGLHNTPSGSQPASTLHSRSAVARQPLGPLAHTADLVFPPAPSMAAAGDGSEPTLDLLPELTNPDELLSYLGPPDLPSSSNDDLLSLFENN; encoded by the exons ATGAGCTCCATGAATCCCATGAAACCCTCGCTGCCGCCTGCGCCCCACGG tgATGGTTCATTTGCATACGAGGCTGTTCCTTGGCAACCAAGCACCAATCAGCCACCGGGATCCCTCTCCGTGGTAACCACTGTCTGGGGTGTCAGCAACCCCTCCCAGAGCCAG GTTTTTGGCAGCCCCATGGGCCCTggggggagcagctccagcacaccACTGCTGTCTGGCATGGCAGGCACTGGCTCGGGCATGAGCTCACCGCCAttcctgccacagcagccctTCGCTGAGGGGGCACCAGGGAAGGGATATGTGCAGCCAAGTGTCTATGGCCGCAATGCCTACCCCAGTGGGCCAGGCTTCCCTGCCAG CTACAATGGTGGCCCGAGTGGCCCTGGAGGGATGGGGCTTCCCTCGCACACCAGCCGGGCCACTGCTGATTtcacccaggcagcagctgctgctgctgtggctgcggctgctgccacagccacggccacagccacagcaacggtggcagcactgcaggagaaacagagccaggagctgagccAGTACGGTGCG ATGGGCACAGGGCAGTCTTTCAGCAGCCCATTCCTCCCCCATGCCGGGCCCCGTGGCCCCAACAGCATGAGCCAAGCTGGCATGGCAGGTGTTGTGGCCCCCTCTGGTGTCTCCCCTGTGAGCATGAGCCCAGTGCGGGCGCCCGGTACTGGCCCCCTCTATGGTGGGCAGCGAGTGCCACAGCACACCTACCCTGGccctccccagagccagcagctgcctcgCCAGGGCCTCAAGCGGGCATACTCCAATGAG GGGTACCCAGCACAGCAGTACCTCCAGGGTGGGCAGTATGCTGCAGCTGGTGCCCAGTATGCCCCCAGCGCCCCCCAGTCCTCCGCTCCGTCCCCCTCATACcctggccacaggctgcagcagagcatgGGCCAGTACCTCTCCGCTTCAGGCAATGCTGGACCCTATTACAAG CCAGCTGACCAGTTCAACGGGCAGAGCGCCAGCTTCAGCACTTACAGCCAAGCAGCCATCAGTGGG CCAGGCCGGTCGCTGCCAGGGTACCCCAGCTCGCCGCTGGCCGGGAATCCCACACCACCCATGACGCCAGGCAGTGGCATCCCCGCCTATGTGTCCCCTGGTCAGGATGTCAAGTCACCCTTCCTGGCAGACATGAAGCCCAGTGTTGCCCCCATGCACCCATCCCCTTCGG GGCCGGCCCCCGGCGAGGAGTTGCGACTGACCTTCCCAGTGCGGGACGGGGTGGTGTTGGAGCCCTTCCGCCTGCAGCACAACCTGGCTGTCAGCAACCACGTCTTCCAGCTCCGTGACTCTGTCTACAAGACCCTCATGATGAG GCCTGacctggagctgcagttcaAGTGCTACCACCATGAGGACCGGCAGATGAACACCAACTGGCCGGCCTCTGTGCAGGTGAGCGTCAACGCTACGCCCCTCACCATTGAGCGTGGTGACAACAAGACCTCCCACAAGCCACTCTACCTGAAGCACGTCTGCCAGCCCGGCAGAAACACTATCCAGATCACTGTCACCgcctgctgctgt TCCCACCTGTTCgtcctgcagctggtgcatcGGCCCTCGGTGcgctcagtgctgcaggggctCATCAAGAAGCgcctcctccctgctgagcaCTGCATCACCAAAA TTAAGCGCAACTTCAGCAGTGGGACCATCCCAGGGACGCCAGGGCCCAATGGTGAGGACGGTGTGGAGCAGACAGCCATCAAGGTGTCCCTCAAGTGCCCTATCACCTTCCGGAGAATCCAGCTTCCAGCCAGGGGTCATGACTGCCGGCACATACAG TGCTTCGACCTGGAGTCATACCTGCAGCTCAACTGCGAGAGGGGGACGTGGCGGTGTCCCGTCTGCAA TAAGACGGCcctgctggaggggctggaagtTGATCAGTACATGCTGGGCATCCTGATCTACATCCAGAA TTCAGAACATGAGGAGATCACCATCGACCCAACCTGCAGCTGGAAACCCGTCCCTATCAAACCTGATGTCCACATCAAGGAGGAACCGGAGGGGCCAGTGCTGAAGCGGTGCCGGACACTCAGTCCTGCACACATGGTGCTGCCCAACATCATGGAGATGATTGCGGCCCTGGGGCCTGGCTCTGTGCCCTTCCCAGCATTGTCACAACCTTCAGCAGGGGCTGCCACTGACTACAGCACCCCGG GTTCCAGCTTTTTGGGTCCTGGGGGCTTCCCAGAGCCTTTTGCTGCTCCTGGCGTCCCTGGCACCTCAACGCTTAGTGACTACACACCAGGCCCCCCCTCCATCTCCTACCAGTCCAATGTCCCAGGTGGCCTCCTGGCCCCTGAGAAGCCTCCTGTGccccctctgcctgcacag CTTCCCCCACCCGGACGAATGGAGCCGTCCCACCCTACAGTGCAGACGGGGCTGCACAACACTCCCTCGGGCAGCCAGCCAGCCTCCACACTGCACTCCCGGAGCGCAGTGGCACGGCAACCCCTGGGACCCCTGGCCCACACTGCCGACCTCGTCTTCCCCCCCGCACCCAGCATGGCCGCGGCAGGTGATGGCTCAGAGCCTACCCTTGAC ctcctgcctgagctgACGAATCCTGATGAGCTGCTCTCCTACCTGGGGCCCCCTgacctccccagcagcagcaacgatgacctcctctccctcttcgAGAATAACTGA